One window of the Oceanicoccus sp. KOV_DT_Chl genome contains the following:
- a CDS encoding MBL fold metallo-hydrolase — protein sequence MPNLNTINIHQTFTIADIETTPVTVPHDAREPCQFVFRSQQKSVGLLTDLGSITPHVIEQYQQCDALMLECNHCPQLLAMGPYPPSLKHRVGGHWGHLSNHQAANLLASIEHERLQHLVISHISEQNNTESLARTAIEAVFGQQESLILANQDQGIDWLGVS from the coding sequence ATACCCAACCTAAACACCATCAATATCCATCAGACGTTTACTATCGCCGATATAGAAACCACTCCGGTAACTGTGCCACATGACGCGAGAGAACCCTGCCAATTTGTTTTTCGCAGCCAACAAAAATCGGTCGGGCTACTCACCGACCTTGGCAGTATTACACCCCATGTGATTGAACAATATCAGCAGTGCGACGCCTTGATGCTGGAATGCAACCATTGCCCGCAGTTATTGGCGATGGGCCCCTATCCGCCATCACTCAAACACCGTGTCGGTGGCCACTGGGGACATTTAAGTAATCACCAGGCCGCGAATTTACTTGCAAGCATTGAGCACGAACGACTACAACATCTGGTGATTTCTCACATCAGTGAACAAAACAATACTGAAAGCCTAGCTAGAACGGCGATAGAGGCGGTATTTGGTCAGCAAGAATCTTTAATTTTAGCCAACCAGGATCAGGGAATTGACTGGCTTGGTGTTAGCTAA